Part of the Tenacibaculum sp. SZ-18 genome, GATTACTTAAGGATAAACTTTTAGTTTTATCATCAAGTGTAGGAAGTAAATTATTAGGATTATTAGCCTCGGTTCTTATTGTACGTTTGTTGCCCACTAAAGATTTTGCAGAATGGTCCTATTATAAAACATTCATAGTTTTTTTATTACCAATTTCTTTTTTAGGTATGGAGCAAGTTTTGCTGAGATATGCGTACTTAAAAGGAGTAGATAAAAAAAAGTTAAAGACTCAAACATTTAGCATAGGGATTGTTAGTTCGAGTCTTGTTATTTTTATTGGAGTTTTAGTAGTTTTTTTAATAAGACCTAAGAATTTTCAGAATACACTTTTGTTGATTTTTGTTTTTTTACAATTAATATCAGTGTCTTTTAATTTATTTTATCAGTACTTTTTTAGGATTGTAGATGATTTTTATAAATACTCAAAAATTATCTTTGCTACTTCTCTTTATGTTAGTATGGCATTAATAATAGGTGCTTTTATAAATGTTGAAACAATGGCATTATTAGCTACTCTAGCCTATTTAGTATATTATCTTACTAACCCTATTAAGATCAATTTTAGAGCTAGTTCATTATATAAAATAACGAAAGAGCAATTAAAATATGGAGTTAATATAGGGATTGGAGGTTTACTAAACAAAGGGATTTTTGTTCTAGATGTTATTTACATTGCTAATATGTTAAATAATACAGAGGGTTTAGCAGGATACAAAGTAATAACTCTTTTACCCTTCAACTTAATTTTAGTAGCGAATTCAATTCTAATAGTTGATTTTGGAGCTTTTGTAAATTTTAAACGAAAAGATATTCTAAAGTATTTGTTAAGTTATTGGAAAAAAGGAATAACGTTTTTAGTTCCTACAGGTGTAATATTATTCTTTTTTCATACAGAAATAATCAATCTACTATTCGGAGTTAAATATGTGCAGTATTCAAGTTTAATGTTTTACTATTTCTTATTTATTGCACTTATAATCTTGTTACGCTCACCAGTAGGGCAAATACTTAATGCATTAGGTTATGCTGGTTTCAATTCTATAATGACAGTCTTACAAACATTGTTCTTAGGATTGTTATTTATAATTCCATTAGAACTGTCACTTAAAGAGTTAATATTCTATTTCGGAGCCGTTGTTTTATTTTTAACTACAATTCAATTTATAAAATTATTTAAAATATGAGAGTATTAATAATTGGTCAGTGTCAAGGAGGTAATGCAAAAACATGGGAAGGTTTTTTAAATAATTACACAGAATTAGATCTAATACATTATGTATGCAGAAATTATTCTCAAGCTGATTTTAAACTAAAAACTAAAAATCAAAAAGTTTTTAAGCTTTATAATTATTTTAAAGGTTGGGGACTGTTAGAAAAAATTTGGATAAAAATAATGTCTTCATATATCTTCCCAATAATAATTAAATTATTAGATGTTTTTTATAAATATGATGTAATTCATATACAAGGAAATTATGCACCGAAATTTAACTTATCATTGATGAATGTAGTTAAGGCGAAAAAAGTCATGCATATTTATGGTAGTGATTTTTACCAGAAATATATTAATGGAAATGAGAAATCAAAAAGTAACTTTGAGGAAGTAATCAAACAATCGGATCATGTTCTATTCAACTTTGAAACATTGAAGAATGATTTTTTAAAAGAAATTAATTGCTCTGAAAAAGTTAGTGTTGGTTGTATGGGAGTTAGTGATTTTTGGTCAAAAGCTTATAATGAAAAATCATCTAACGATAATGTTATAAGAATTTTATCAGCTCGAGGCATGTATTTTTATAATAACGTTAGTTTTTTAGTAGATTCATTTATAGAGATTTATGGAGGTAACCCTAAGTTTGAGTTGTATTTAGTAAATGGTTATGGTTGGGATGAAGATGAGAAAAATGCCGTAATGGAAAAAATAAAAAATTACAATAATATTATTGCTAGAGTTGGAGAATGGATAAGTGATGAAGAGTTGAGATATTATTATGATCTTTGTGATTATAACTTTTGTATAGGTTCTACAGATCAATTAACGGTAAGTATTGTATATGGTTATTTAAGAAAAAGTTTAAATGTGTTATCTCCACTAGAAAATTATTCAGAATTAGATGAGTTACAATTTAAATCACATACTTATTTGCAAGATATTTCTAAAGAAAGTGTAGATAATTTACTTAAGAGTTTACCCAAAAAGGATAATAATATTTTGAACGAAGATCGTATTAAAGCAGAGGAAAATTTTTTATTTAGAAATAGATTTAAGAATACATTAAGGGTATATAAGAATTTGACAGAATAGATTTATGATTACAATTTTTTTTGAGGAGGCTATAAATAAAATAGATGATTTATTGGTCAACCAAGAATTACAAAATGGCCATAATGGTCCTTATAAAGATGAAGAAACTGATGTTAGAAAGATTTCTCATCTTTTAGTTCTATATGCTAATGCGCTAAAATCTGGATTAGACATAGAGGCGCGCCTTAAAATAGAAGAGTTAAAAGAAGCTCTTATTAATTCAGAGTATTATAAAGGAAAGGCTTACTTTAAATCTAGGAATAAACCAGGTAAAGATGAGGTGAATGGTGTTATTGGTATAGCATGGGTGATGGAGGGTTTATGTGCAGCATATGAGGTGCTAAAGGAAGAAAAGATTTTAATATTTTTAGAAAATATTGTAGAATCCTTAAATTTTAATAAAGAAAGAGGCTTATGGGAAAGGCCAACACATTTAGTAACAGATAAATCAGGAATTGACGAAACCTTTAACCACCAGCTTTGGTTAGCATATGCAATTATATACTATTTTAAAGTTGCAAATAAAGAAGTTTCAGATGATGTAAAAGAATTTTTTATAAAGT contains:
- a CDS encoding oligosaccharide flippase family protein yields the protein MRRLLKDKLLVLSSSVGSKLLGLLASVLIVRLLPTKDFAEWSYYKTFIVFLLPISFLGMEQVLLRYAYLKGVDKKKLKTQTFSIGIVSSSLVIFIGVLVVFLIRPKNFQNTLLLIFVFLQLISVSFNLFYQYFFRIVDDFYKYSKIIFATSLYVSMALIIGAFINVETMALLATLAYLVYYLTNPIKINFRASSLYKITKEQLKYGVNIGIGGLLNKGIFVLDVIYIANMLNNTEGLAGYKVITLLPFNLILVANSILIVDFGAFVNFKRKDILKYLLSYWKKGITFLVPTGVILFFFHTEIINLLFGVKYVQYSSLMFYYFLFIALIILLRSPVGQILNALGYAGFNSIMTVLQTLFLGLLFIIPLELSLKELIFYFGAVVLFLTTIQFIKLFKI